In a genomic window of Sulfurisphaera tokodaii str. 7:
- a CDS encoding electron transfer flavoprotein subunit beta/FixA family protein: MNIVTCFKIVPDDTLIKIVGDKLDLNVPPKISTYDKNAIEEAVRIKEKYGGKAIGVTAGNTDRKSIREALAMGLDEVIAINMKEPDVMTTAEAIAETISPIKPDIILTGESTTDSSTSVFSSYLASLLNYPVVTYAKSITIEGNKVRVERNLTTFQEIVETDLPAIISVVGEINTPRIPSVKQILESSKKPVKNIDYNKQPKVKIVNVSPYVITRKKIIIEGKMEEAVDKLLNYLSQEGVL; the protein is encoded by the coding sequence ATGAATATAGTAACTTGTTTTAAAATAGTTCCCGACGATACTTTAATTAAAATAGTCGGAGACAAACTAGACTTAAACGTTCCTCCAAAAATTAGTACATATGATAAAAATGCAATTGAAGAAGCTGTTAGGATAAAGGAGAAATATGGAGGAAAAGCGATAGGAGTTACTGCTGGAAATACAGACAGAAAAAGTATTAGAGAAGCACTAGCTATGGGTTTAGATGAGGTAATAGCAATAAACATGAAGGAGCCAGACGTAATGACAACTGCTGAGGCAATAGCTGAAACTATTTCACCAATAAAACCTGATATAATTCTTACTGGAGAATCTACCACTGATAGTAGTACATCAGTATTTTCCTCCTATCTCGCTTCACTCTTAAATTATCCCGTAGTCACTTATGCTAAGTCGATTACAATTGAAGGTAATAAAGTAAGGGTTGAGAGGAATTTGACAACATTCCAAGAGATTGTAGAGACGGATTTACCGGCAATAATTTCCGTTGTAGGTGAGATAAATACTCCTAGAATACCTAGTGTTAAGCAGATACTTGAGTCGTCAAAAAAGCCAGTGAAAAATATTGATTATAATAAACAGCCAAAGGTGAAAATTGTTAATGTTTCGCCATATGTAATAACTAGGAAAAAGATTATAATTGAAGGTAAAATGGAAGAAGCTGTAGATAAACTTCTCAATTATTTATCTCAAGAAGGTGTTTTATGA